Proteins co-encoded in one Natranaerobius trueperi genomic window:
- a CDS encoding radical SAM protein codes for MNYVYGPINSRRLGTSLGINITPDRDCSLDCIYCEEGLPTQNLTLSRKEYTITDNIIDQIYNKVESLPTSLDYITFSGSGEPTLHNKLGTMIKKIKALNIPIAVITNSTLIHLEEVQEDLIYADLVIPSLDAITQKTLHQVNRPHPEIKIHNIKNGLEKFSHKFLGQIWLEILLVSGVNDSYEELTQLSKFVNNYILVDKVQLNTISRTTTLPGAFPVASNKLQKISDLFTAPVEIFC; via the coding sequence ATGAATTATGTTTATGGCCCTATCAATTCTCGTAGATTAGGGACTTCTCTTGGTATAAATATTACTCCTGATAGAGATTGTAGCTTAGACTGCATTTATTGTGAAGAAGGACTCCCAACTCAAAATTTAACTCTTTCTCGAAAAGAATACACAATAACTGACAATATCATAGATCAAATTTATAATAAAGTCGAATCTTTACCAACCAGCTTAGATTATATCACTTTCTCAGGTTCTGGAGAGCCTACATTACATAACAAACTAGGTACCATGATTAAAAAAATAAAAGCTCTAAATATTCCCATCGCTGTCATCACCAACTCAACTTTAATACATCTTGAAGAAGTTCAAGAAGACTTAATATATGCAGACTTAGTCATACCTTCCTTAGACGCTATTACACAAAAAACTCTACATCAAGTCAATAGGCCTCATCCTGAAATAAAGATACATAATATTAAAAATGGTTTAGAGAAGTTCAGTCATAAATTCCTTGGTCAGATCTGGCTAGAAATTTTATTAGTGTCCGGTGTAAATGATTCATATGAAGAACTAACACAACTTTCAAAATTTGTTAACAACTATATACTAGTAGATAAAGTACAGTTAAATACTATCAGTCGAACCACAACACTACCAGGAGCTTTTCCTGTAGCTTCAAATAAGCTACAAAAAATTTCTGATCTTTTTACTGCACCTGTAGAAATATTTTGTTAA
- a CDS encoding helix-turn-helix domain-containing protein gives MITLKDKQAIILKHYHDGKSQSAIHRETGIDRKTVRKYIKEYRQIELNFQMGKTKVRN, from the coding sequence ATGATAACATTGAAAGATAAACAAGCAATAATTTTAAAACATTACCATGATGGAAAATCACAAAGTGCAATTCATCGAGAGACTGGTATTGATAGAAAAACAGTCAGGAAATACATTAAAGAATACAGGCAAATAGAGCTGAACTTTCAAATGGGAAAGACCAAAGTGAGGAATTAG
- a CDS encoding sulfide/dihydroorotate dehydrogenase-like FAD/NAD-binding protein encodes MYKIVRKEVLSPVIKLFEIEASHVSENAKPGQFVVLRTDEKGERIPLTIADFNREDGTVTIIIQEVGRSTKELGKLEEGDYVVDFVGPLGKATEIEKLGRVVCVGGGVGIAPVFPIARALKEAGNEVISVIGARTKELLFWEEKMADVSDQLYVCTDDGSYGHKGFVTDVIKQVAEDVEVEHVWAIGPMPMMKAVAATTKPLELKTTVSLNPIMLDGTGMCGACRVSVGGETKFACVDGPEFDAHEVDFELAARRLAYYQDDEHRVEAATNHSDGGACKCHEK; translated from the coding sequence TTGTATAAAATTGTTCGCAAAGAAGTGCTATCACCTGTTATTAAATTGTTCGAAATCGAAGCATCTCATGTTTCAGAAAATGCAAAGCCTGGTCAGTTCGTGGTTCTGCGTACGGATGAAAAGGGCGAGAGAATACCTTTAACTATTGCAGACTTTAATCGTGAGGATGGGACTGTAACTATTATAATTCAAGAGGTTGGGCGTTCTACTAAAGAATTAGGCAAATTAGAAGAAGGCGATTATGTTGTTGATTTTGTAGGTCCTTTAGGCAAGGCCACAGAGATTGAAAAATTAGGTCGGGTTGTTTGTGTAGGTGGTGGAGTAGGTATTGCACCAGTCTTTCCCATTGCTAGGGCTCTAAAAGAAGCAGGGAATGAGGTAATTTCTGTCATTGGTGCTCGAACTAAAGAATTATTATTCTGGGAAGAGAAAATGGCTGATGTAAGTGATCAATTATATGTTTGTACAGATGATGGCAGTTATGGTCATAAGGGTTTTGTGACTGATGTTATAAAACAAGTTGCAGAGGATGTGGAAGTAGAACATGTATGGGCAATTGGACCTATGCCAATGATGAAAGCAGTGGCTGCCACCACTAAACCATTAGAATTAAAAACAACTGTTAGTTTAAACCCTATTATGCTTGATGGCACAGGTATGTGTGGTGCTTGTAGAGTGAGTGTTGGGGGCGAAACAAAGTTTGCATGTGTTGATGGTCCTGAATTTGATGCACATGAAGTTGATTTTGAACTGGCTGCCCGTCGTTTAGCGTACTATCAAGATGATGAGCACAGGGTAGAAGCTGCCACAAATCACAGCGATGGAGGTGCTTGTAAATGTCACGAAAAGTAA
- a CDS encoding tRNA (adenine-N1)-methyltransferase — translation MTSGLETKRMITDGKKFKKVVDLKADQIQLPTGIMTGKEINDMTPGSSFYVNKKKYFLFECTLADFLDKKLERKTQIMYPKEIGYLIYNLDISPGDVVGEAGTGSGAMTLSLSRTVGTDGKVYTYEERDDFIKNITKNISKGTKFDNINLKNRSIDNGIDERDLDAFIIDLPEPCNVIKQVREALKPSGNLGILVPTYNQVSDVIPVLKENEFFLIEIVELMARRLKHNPNRLRPEDTMIGHTGYLILARKLVSEK, via the coding sequence ATGACTAGCGGATTAGAAACTAAGAGAATGATAACTGATGGAAAAAAATTTAAAAAAGTAGTTGATCTGAAAGCAGACCAAATACAATTACCTACTGGAATTATGACAGGAAAAGAAATTAATGATATGACACCTGGTTCTTCTTTTTATGTTAATAAAAAAAAGTATTTTTTATTTGAATGTACACTAGCAGATTTTTTAGATAAAAAGCTAGAAAGAAAGACACAAATAATGTATCCAAAAGAAATAGGTTATTTGATCTATAATTTAGATATTTCCCCAGGAGATGTAGTTGGCGAAGCAGGGACTGGATCTGGAGCTATGACTTTATCTCTTTCTAGAACTGTAGGGACTGATGGGAAAGTTTATACATATGAAGAGAGAGATGACTTTATTAAAAATATTACTAAAAACATTTCAAAAGGAACTAAATTTGATAACATTAATTTAAAAAATCGGTCTATAGATAATGGAATAGACGAAAGAGACCTAGATGCTTTTATAATAGATTTACCAGAACCATGTAATGTAATTAAACAAGTAAGAGAAGCCCTAAAACCTTCAGGAAATCTTGGTATATTAGTGCCGACGTATAATCAAGTGAGTGATGTAATTCCAGTGCTGAAAGAAAACGAGTTTTTTCTAATTGAGATTGTTGAGTTAATGGCAAGAAGATTAAAGCATAATCCAAACAGACTTCGACCAGAAGATACGATGATAGGACATACAGGATATTTGATTTTAGCTAGAAAGTTAGTTAGTGAGAAATGA
- the gltA gene encoding NADPH-dependent glutamate synthase, protein MSRKVKTKHEMPVQDSKERITNFDEVALGYNEEKALAEANRCLECKVPNCMKGCPVEINIPKFIGAIKQKDYKEAIREIKTKNSLPAVCGRVCPQEAQCEKYCVIGKKGDPVGIGRLERFVADWEFANENSSSSMEVGEPTGKKVAIVGSGPAGLTAAGDLAKMGHSVTIFEALHVPGGVLMYGIPEFRLPKDIVQKEIDKIKELGVDIKVNYVVGKAGSVKDFLENGYDAVFVGTGAGLPYFMNIPGENLNGVYSANEFLTRTNLMKAYQFPDYLTPVKVGKRFAVIGAGNVAMDAARCALRLGAEESYIVYRRSEEEIPARAEEIEHAREEGVKFLLLTSPVEFHGDENYNLNSMTCIEYELGEPDDSGRRRPIPIEGSEYKMDVENVVLALGQGPNPLVPSTTPGLDLTKKGNILTNDETGVTSIQGVFAGGDIVTGAATVIEAMGAGKKAARAIDEYIKSTN, encoded by the coding sequence ATGTCACGAAAAGTAAAGACTAAACATGAAATGCCAGTTCAAGATTCGAAAGAAAGAATTACTAATTTTGATGAGGTTGCTTTAGGATACAATGAAGAGAAGGCTTTAGCGGAAGCAAATCGTTGTCTCGAATGCAAAGTTCCTAATTGCATGAAGGGTTGTCCAGTTGAGATAAATATTCCTAAATTCATTGGTGCGATAAAACAAAAGGATTACAAGGAAGCTATCAGAGAGATTAAAACAAAGAATAGTCTTCCAGCTGTATGTGGCCGTGTTTGTCCTCAAGAGGCTCAATGTGAGAAGTATTGTGTTATTGGTAAAAAAGGTGACCCAGTAGGAATTGGGCGTTTAGAGCGCTTTGTTGCTGATTGGGAATTTGCTAATGAAAACAGCTCATCTTCTATGGAAGTAGGGGAACCCACAGGTAAAAAAGTTGCCATAGTTGGATCTGGACCAGCTGGGTTAACTGCGGCTGGAGATTTAGCTAAAATGGGACATTCTGTAACAATCTTTGAAGCACTTCATGTACCCGGTGGTGTGTTAATGTATGGTATCCCTGAATTTAGATTACCAAAGGATATTGTTCAAAAGGAAATTGATAAAATTAAAGAATTGGGTGTAGATATAAAGGTGAACTATGTAGTTGGTAAAGCAGGGTCTGTAAAAGATTTTCTTGAAAATGGATATGATGCTGTATTCGTTGGAACAGGAGCAGGCCTACCGTATTTCATGAATATTCCAGGCGAGAACCTTAATGGGGTATATTCCGCTAATGAGTTTTTAACTAGAACTAATTTAATGAAAGCATATCAATTCCCAGATTATTTAACACCTGTAAAAGTTGGCAAACGTTTTGCAGTTATTGGTGCAGGTAATGTAGCCATGGATGCAGCAAGATGTGCATTGCGATTAGGTGCAGAAGAATCTTATATCGTATATCGTCGTTCAGAAGAAGAAATACCGGCACGGGCTGAAGAGATAGAGCATGCTCGAGAAGAAGGGGTTAAGTTTCTGTTGTTAACAAGCCCGGTTGAATTTCATGGTGATGAAAACTATAATTTAAATAGTATGACATGTATTGAATATGAATTAGGTGAACCGGATGATTCTGGACGTCGTCGACCTATACCAATTGAGGGCTCTGAATACAAGATGGACGTTGAAAACGTAGTACTTGCCCTGGGTCAAGGACCAAATCCATTAGTGCCTAGTACTACTCCTGGGTTAGACTTGACCAAAAAGGGTAATATCTTGACAAATGATGAAACTGGTGTTACATCTATTCAAGGTGTATTCGCTGGAGGAGATATAGTAACTGGAGCAGCTACTGTAATTGAAGCAATGGGGGCAGGAAAAAAAGCTGCTCGCGCAATTGATGAGTATATAAAAAGTACTAACTAG
- a CDS encoding secondary thiamine-phosphate synthase enzyme YjbQ, translated as MDITLTTSKHIELIDISQEIENFIDSSKMDSETITIFVPHTTAAITVNENCDSDVVNDLETAFKKLVPSIAFSHMEGNSPAHLLSSLVGCSITLPVKNNKLDLGTWQGVFFCEFDGPRTRRVKILV; from the coding sequence TTGGATATAACATTAACTACATCTAAACATATCGAGTTAATAGATATATCACAAGAAATAGAAAATTTCATTGATTCTAGTAAAATGGATAGTGAAACTATTACAATATTCGTGCCACATACAACTGCTGCAATCACAGTTAATGAAAACTGTGATAGTGATGTAGTAAATGACTTAGAAACTGCATTTAAAAAGCTAGTACCAAGCATTGCTTTTAGTCATATGGAAGGTAACAGTCCAGCTCATTTATTAAGTTCTTTAGTAGGATGTAGTATAACTTTACCAGTGAAGAACAATAAATTAGACTTAGGAACATGGCAAGGTGTCTTCTTTTGTGAATTTGATGGCCCTAGAACCAGAAGAGTTAAAATTCTGGTTTAG
- a CDS encoding transposase, which yields MFTGALGNYRYAVLFYNQKTESFLQAHAVFFEHLIGSYHQLVYDNTRVAVKKFVGPSEKEPTESLLKLSLYYGFDFRFCNAKSGWEKGHVERSVEYVRRKAFSFQDEFDFILKAQEYLAQVCEHLNSKPQAANNNKSALEILEEERAFLLPHLPPYDSARTAELRVDKYSTVCIDNCHYSVPDRYVEEFIFAKIYPKHIKCYYNSRLIAEHEKNTVTNSGVYKFNTTKKHSKKSPVHLQEA from the coding sequence GTGTTCACAGGTGCCCTTGGTAATTACAGGTATGCCGTACTGTTTTACAATCAAAAAACAGAAAGCTTTCTACAAGCTCATGCAGTTTTCTTTGAACACCTTATAGGGAGTTACCATCAGTTAGTATACGATAACACTAGAGTAGCAGTTAAAAAATTTGTTGGCCCTTCAGAAAAAGAACCGACTGAATCACTATTAAAATTATCCCTATACTATGGCTTTGACTTTAGATTCTGTAACGCTAAATCTGGATGGGAGAAGGGCCATGTAGAGAGAAGTGTGGAGTATGTCAGAAGAAAAGCTTTTAGCTTTCAAGATGAATTTGACTTTATTCTAAAAGCTCAAGAATACTTGGCCCAAGTTTGTGAACATCTAAACTCTAAGCCCCAGGCGGCAAACAATAATAAAAGTGCTCTAGAAATACTAGAGGAAGAAAGAGCGTTTTTACTCCCTCACCTCCCTCCGTATGATTCAGCACGGACTGCTGAACTTAGAGTAGACAAATACTCTACTGTCTGTATTGATAATTGTCACTATTCTGTACCTGATCGGTATGTGGAGGAATTTATTTTTGCCAAAATTTATCCTAAACACATTAAGTGCTACTATAATAGCCGGTTAATAGCAGAGCATGAGAAAAACACGGTTACAAACAGTGGAGTATACAAATTCAACACTACCAAAAAACACTCAAAAAAAAGCCCGGTGCACTTGCAGGAAGCTTAG
- a CDS encoding helix-turn-helix domain-containing protein, translating into MDYFNDAPTSRKNKHLNDFELGKIELLHKQGYSLNAIGKILNRASNTIHNEPKRGTVT; encoded by the coding sequence ATGGATTACTTTAATGATGCACCAACTTCTCGCAAGAATAAACATCTAAATGATTTCGAGCTAGGAAAAATCGAGTTACTGCATAAACAAGGCTACAGCCTAAACGCTATCGGTAAAATTTTAAATAGAGCATCAAACACAATTCATAATGAACCAAAAAGAGGTACAGTGACCTAG
- a CDS encoding group II intron maturase-specific domain-containing protein, producing the protein MQQILKELKKFITGWLGYFAIADMKKRITALNEWIRCRIRMYLWKQWKKISARFKNFRRLGITKGKAWEWANTRKGYWRIANSWILSRSLTNEYLASIGYDDISKRYEVLHLNH; encoded by the coding sequence ATTCAACAGATACTTAAAGAACTTAAAAAATTCATTACAGGCTGGTTGGGTTATTTTGCTATTGCAGATATGAAGAAAAGAATTACTGCTCTTAACGAATGGATTAGGTGTAGAATTCGAATGTACTTGTGGAAGCAGTGGAAGAAAATAAGTGCGAGGTTCAAGAACTTCAGACGACTTGGAATAACTAAAGGTAAAGCCTGGGAATGGGCAAACACTCGGAAAGGCTATTGGAGGATAGCCAATAGCTGGATATTATCAAGGTCATTAACAAATGAATACCTCGCATCAATTGGATATGATGACATATCCAAAAGATACGAGGTACTGCACTTAAATCATTGA
- a CDS encoding response regulator transcription factor, which produces MVEQNILVLDDDKDLCNMVKMTLEHEGFVVDTAYDGNTGLSLVEKKSYLTIILDIMLPEMDGWEVCYKIRNLTNNNKVPIVMLTAKVDEDDKIMGLKLGADDYITKPFSPRELVARVRALIRREQDFKKADETLEKGELIVDSQSYKVYVKNQELDLPPKEFELIYLLVKNAGRVFTREDILEKIWGFSFAGGTRTVDEHIKRLRRKLENHSDYNYIQTVWGVGYKLEVKKDVE; this is translated from the coding sequence ATGGTGGAACAGAATATTTTAGTTTTAGATGATGATAAAGATTTATGCAATATGGTTAAGATGACCCTAGAACATGAAGGTTTTGTTGTTGATACAGCTTATGATGGAAATACGGGATTATCCTTAGTAGAAAAAAAATCATATCTAACAATTATACTTGATATTATGTTGCCGGAAATGGATGGTTGGGAAGTATGTTATAAAATAAGAAACTTAACAAATAATAATAAAGTTCCTATTGTTATGTTAACAGCAAAAGTAGATGAAGATGACAAAATTATGGGATTGAAGTTAGGAGCTGATGATTATATCACCAAACCATTTAGTCCGCGTGAACTAGTCGCTAGAGTACGTGCACTAATTAGGCGCGAACAAGATTTTAAAAAAGCTGATGAAACGCTAGAAAAAGGAGAACTAATAGTTGACTCACAAAGCTATAAAGTATATGTTAAAAACCAAGAACTTGACTTACCTCCAAAAGAATTTGAACTTATTTATTTACTTGTTAAAAACGCAGGAAGAGTTTTTACACGGGAAGATATCTTAGAGAAAATCTGGGGTTTTTCTTTCGCTGGTGGTACAAGGACTGTTGATGAGCATATTAAAAGATTAAGAAGAAAACTCGAAAATCATAGTGATTATAACTATATACAAACTGTTTGGGGTGTAGGATATAAATTAGAGGTAAAAAAAGATGTTGAATAA
- a CDS encoding coenzyme F420-0:L-glutamate ligase has protein sequence MSNFSLPENSGVAAVGLTTDLILPNDDISEITANTVKNIAIDNDIVCVTEAVVARSQNQYVSCKELADEIKGNLSLSPKSTIGVISPIASRNRFALILKALSLATEGGKVVVQFPIPFDEVGNQVMDENFAQTRLRLKKTLQSLRETRGSTPQLNVLIREIIAALKLQELGYTIESIRKITGNGIADLTLRTPDGTLAVAEVTFEGLEKTSRKAIGVQNDVPGAQIALAIAVSLEHNTITIVNASEYLSNQNYEVQTINYGDQINCYYDPEAIYTEELGDRTFPHPITNQDYRELYLDIIRSTGAQGNVIFTNNPLKVYEMGYINGICIGAVHERNKLKELFSSFGAKVPVITIKDIGDSPWGLVGSNVSDMDSGILKLLPDNPHETADEIKEKIKDLTSKNVEVLIFGDGAYKDPDTGIYELADPHPAIGASTGLRGASLREGSKLKLQVDTLHRQGHKKEEIKDILLNTNESTNEDLGTTPRSVTSILGSMADLITGSADAGTPIVLVRGFKIDN, from the coding sequence ATGAGCAATTTCTCTCTACCTGAAAATTCTGGTGTTGCTGCTGTAGGATTGACAACAGATTTGATTTTACCTAATGATGACATTTCTGAAATAACTGCTAATACGGTAAAAAACATAGCTATTGATAACGATATAGTTTGTGTAACTGAAGCCGTTGTAGCTAGGTCTCAGAATCAATATGTTTCCTGCAAAGAATTAGCTGATGAAATTAAAGGAAATTTGAGTCTGTCACCTAAAAGTACTATTGGGGTTATCAGTCCAATAGCTAGTAGAAATAGATTCGCATTGATCTTAAAAGCTTTATCTTTAGCTACTGAAGGTGGCAAAGTTGTTGTTCAGTTCCCTATTCCTTTTGATGAAGTTGGAAATCAAGTTATGGATGAAAATTTCGCACAAACTCGTCTTCGTTTGAAAAAAACACTTCAAAGCTTAAGAGAGACTAGAGGTAGTACACCTCAGTTAAATGTATTGATTCGAGAAATTATTGCAGCTCTCAAACTTCAAGAATTAGGATACACTATTGAAAGTATAAGAAAAATAACTGGTAACGGTATCGCTGATTTAACTTTACGAACTCCAGACGGAACCTTAGCTGTTGCTGAAGTTACTTTTGAAGGACTTGAAAAAACTTCTCGTAAGGCAATAGGAGTACAAAATGATGTCCCTGGTGCACAAATTGCTCTTGCCATAGCTGTCAGTCTTGAACATAACACTATTACTATTGTAAATGCTAGTGAATATCTTTCCAACCAAAACTATGAAGTACAAACAATAAATTACGGAGATCAAATTAACTGTTATTATGATCCAGAGGCTATTTACACCGAAGAATTAGGAGATCGAACATTCCCACATCCTATTACTAATCAAGACTACCGAGAACTATATTTAGATATAATTCGGTCTACAGGGGCGCAAGGCAACGTAATTTTCACTAATAATCCACTAAAAGTTTACGAAATGGGTTATATAAATGGTATATGTATAGGCGCTGTACACGAAAGAAATAAATTAAAGGAACTTTTTAGTTCCTTTGGGGCAAAAGTGCCTGTTATTACTATAAAAGACATAGGAGATTCTCCATGGGGATTAGTAGGTTCTAATGTATCAGATATGGATTCAGGTATACTAAAACTATTACCTGATAACCCTCATGAAACAGCTGATGAAATTAAAGAGAAAATTAAAGATCTCACTAGTAAGAATGTAGAGGTTTTAATTTTTGGAGACGGTGCTTATAAAGATCCTGATACAGGCATATATGAATTAGCTGATCCTCACCCCGCTATTGGAGCTAGCACTGGCTTACGTGGAGCCTCATTACGTGAGGGCTCTAAATTAAAATTACAAGTCGACACACTACACAGACAAGGTCATAAAAAAGAAGAAATCAAAGACATACTGCTTAATACTAATGAAAGTACAAATGAAGATTTAGGTACTACCCCAAGAAGTGTAACGAGCATATTAGGATCGATGGCTGACTTAATTACAGGTTCTGCAGATGCAGGTACTCCAATTGTATTAGTAAGAGGGTTTAAGATAGATAATTAA
- a CDS encoding reverse transcriptase domain-containing protein, whose translation MEIPKPDGGVRLLGVPTVMDHMVQQALVQVLQPIFEPKFSNNSFGFRPNRNAQQAIKRAKEYYEQGYKYAVDIDLTKYFDTVNHDLLIGMVRE comes from the coding sequence GTGGAAATACCCAAACCTGATGGTGGGGTAAGGCTTCTTGGGGTCCCAACAGTCATGGACCACATGGTTCAACAGGCACTAGTGCAAGTACTGCAGCCAATATTTGAACCGAAATTTTCTAATAATAGCTTTGGGTTTAGACCAAACCGCAATGCCCAGCAAGCGATCAAAAGAGCAAAAGAATACTACGAACAAGGCTACAAATATGCAGTTGACATAGACCTAACAAAATATTTTGATACCGTGAACCATGACTTGTTAATAGGTATGGTAAGGGAATAG
- a CDS encoding sensor histidine kinase, whose protein sequence is MLNKLKPQTLFSKLILSYLVVILVTLLVLSGIMSYLVEEYFYGAREWEVNTQARKIADMLEEPLIENNVKEVIEKAQTLSRSMEAEIGVFDEQGENIVVVDYLSDENDEATVEFEDQEIEHVLMGNSLTKKVVGPQTERLLIAIPIYKDLNEYEDDDLDLENYINNPDEEFNDNDEKKVVVGLVSVSVQLAGIEDTIANISRITITSGGIAVLIAIIFALTLSKNITRPLSSINKSAQALAKGDFTKNGDDEISQTDDELGKISQTFNLAAQEIENNIKEQKRLAISRKNLVDNASHEFRGPLSSIRGYSELMLDGIVSKDDYDYYIQLIWKNAVELNKMVDKLLDLSTMESGKLNLEKELLYSREVIESSIETVTPMAEKKKQQIKTDKIENDHSFFGDRHRVKQIIVNLLNNAIQYTPEKGQIIVRSFKQDTWCAIQVEDNGQGIPEDEKPNIFQRFYKVDKSRERSSENKSSGLGLAIVNELVKLHNAKIEVKSEQGQGSVFTVYFPLYK, encoded by the coding sequence ATGTTGAATAAGTTAAAACCTCAAACTTTATTCTCAAAACTAATATTAAGCTATCTAGTTGTCATATTAGTCACATTATTAGTTTTGAGTGGGATTATGTCATATTTAGTTGAAGAGTATTTTTATGGTGCACGTGAGTGGGAAGTCAATACGCAAGCACGAAAGATCGCAGATATGTTAGAAGAACCTTTAATTGAAAATAATGTAAAAGAAGTTATTGAGAAAGCGCAAACCCTGTCAAGGTCTATGGAAGCGGAAATAGGGGTCTTTGATGAACAGGGAGAAAATATTGTTGTTGTAGATTATTTATCAGATGAAAATGATGAGGCGACAGTTGAATTTGAAGATCAAGAAATTGAACATGTTTTAATGGGAAACTCTTTAACCAAGAAAGTTGTAGGTCCTCAAACAGAGAGATTATTAATAGCGATTCCAATATATAAAGATTTAAATGAGTATGAAGATGATGATTTAGACTTAGAGAATTATATTAATAATCCTGACGAAGAATTTAATGATAATGACGAAAAAAAAGTTGTTGTTGGATTAGTAAGTGTGAGTGTTCAATTAGCGGGTATAGAAGACACAATCGCAAATATAAGTAGAATTACAATAACATCTGGTGGTATAGCGGTTTTAATAGCCATTATTTTTGCACTTACGTTGTCAAAAAATATTACTAGACCTTTAAGTTCAATTAATAAGTCGGCCCAAGCGTTAGCAAAAGGGGATTTTACTAAAAATGGCGATGATGAGATATCGCAAACGGATGATGAGCTAGGGAAAATATCACAAACTTTTAACTTAGCTGCACAAGAAATAGAAAACAATATAAAAGAGCAAAAAAGGTTGGCTATATCTAGAAAAAATCTAGTTGACAATGCTTCTCATGAATTTCGAGGGCCTTTAAGTTCAATACGAGGATATAGCGAGTTAATGTTAGATGGTATTGTTTCTAAGGATGATTACGATTATTACATACAACTTATATGGAAAAATGCAGTCGAATTAAATAAAATGGTAGATAAGTTGTTAGACTTGTCTACTATGGAAAGTGGAAAATTAAACTTAGAAAAAGAACTCTTGTACTCTCGAGAGGTTATTGAAAGTTCAATAGAAACTGTTACACCTATGGCAGAAAAAAAGAAACAACAAATAAAAACTGATAAAATTGAAAATGATCATTCATTCTTTGGGGATAGACATAGAGTCAAACAAATCATTGTTAATTTATTAAATAATGCAATACAGTACACGCCTGAAAAAGGGCAAATTATAGTGAGAAGCTTTAAACAAGATACATGGTGTGCAATCCAGGTTGAAGATAATGGTCAGGGTATCCCTGAAGATGAAAAGCCTAATATATTTCAGAGATTTTACAAAGTTGATAAATCACGTGAAAGAAGTAGTGAAAATAAAAGCTCCGGTTTGGGACTTGCTATTGTAAATGAATTAGTAAAACTACATAATGCTAAAATTGAAGTAAAAAGTGAGCAAGGTCAAGGAAGTGTTTTTACAGTTTATTTTCCGCTATACAAATAA